A stretch of DNA from Leptospira barantonii:
AGTCAATTCGTTTTTGCAATCGAATCAATCGCAGTAATTTTTGGGGACGTTTTAGGAGGTTGATAGTTTTGTATGCAAACTATGTAGAATCGGAATTTCGAAAAGGATAAACTCTTTTACAAGTTTTGAAGAAGGTTTTTTACAGGAAGAATCATTCTTTTGCGAGAAGCATACAAAGAATTGCTAATATAGCCGTGACCGGTGTGAAGACGATTCTTTCCAAGTCGTTTTGAGAAAGGATATTTCCGATCGTATTGAGTGAAAACAACGCGGCCATGATCCATAAAATCACCGTGATCGCTTTTTGAGGGAGAATTGTTTTTGTGTTTCCCGTTTTCATCAATGCGATCCAGATAAAAAAAGAATTCAAAACGATCGATAAAGATTCGAAAACATACATTTCCTCAAGATTTGTTAAACGACCGCCCCATACGATCGTGTAGGGAATGATCTGCGTTAGCACTAAAAGATGAAAGATCGTAATGGCTACAAAGATAAAAATGAAACAATATCCCGCGGTCCGTTTTATATTTATATTACTGAATTGCATTGTTAGATCCGTTGATTCTCTTTGGATGCGATATGGATTTTACTTTGCAAGTAGAATCGGAGGCAGATTCGTTTTTTTGCATGTCCGATTAAATTTCTTTCAATTCTCGGGTTAAATTTTCTCTGGCCGAAATTTCGAAACGTTCGAAAAAGAATTTCGTTTTGTAAATTCTTTCCAAATTGAGAAAGTAATTCAGAACTTTTTTCCGGCCTTGGGAATAATCCTTGTCCGAATAAATCGAATATTCCATTCTTATGTTTTTATAATATTTCGAATAGACGTTCCAGCTTTGTCCCAAAATTGACAAATCTGCATCTGTAAATAAATTCGTATCGTGATCTTCGCTTTGGGAATGACCTTTGGTCGAAAGAATCTGTGATTTGCAGGATAGAATTCGTTTTTCCGGAAATCCGATTTCACGAAGCCTTTTTTCGGCGAGGTCTGCGCTTTGTTCTTCGTTGTCGCTCCGGGATACGTCGTAAATGACGTCGTGGTAATACATGGTAAAGAGGACACAATCCCGGTCGGTTGTGAAATTTTTTATTTCTAAAAGCAGAGAAGCGAGAGCTTCGAGATGCGAAATATTATGATAATGATGGTGTGGTTCGGAGTAACGGGTATCGATTTCCTTCCAATGAGTCTCGATCAAATCGGAGTCGGAGGAATATCGGGAAGCCGTTTCAATGAATGTTTGTTTGAGGTTCAAGTTGTAGGAGCTCCGACAGTCTTATCGTGAAAGTGGCGAGCCCCACCCGTGTAGGGTGGAGGTGGAGAGGTGGCGGGAAAGAAAATCACGGCAAATCTTCCATATCAGAAAAATCAAAATTGAACAAGAAGAAAAATAATTTCAAAATTTGTAGGAACTCCGACAAATCCCGCCGCGACTCGACAAAACCCGCGCGTTCAAACGCGGATTCTTCCTTGTTTCTTCTTACAGTCTTTCGAACAACCAGGTTCTCAGTTGTTTTACCGGAATCCTTTCCTGATTCATGCTGTCTCTTTCCCGAACGGTAACCGTATCGTCCTTTAGAGTATCATAATCTACTGTTATACAAAACGGGGTTCCGATTTCATCCTGTCTGCGATAACGTTTTCCGATCGCACCGCCGTCGTCGTATTCTATGTTTCCGAGTTTGGCGAGGTCGGCAAAGATCTCTCTCGATTTTTCGGGAAGACCGTCCTTCTTCATCAAAGGGAACACGGCCGCCTTTACGGGAGCGATCTTCGGAGAAAAACGAAGAACGGTTCTTGTTTCACCGTCCGGAAGTTTTTCCTCTTCATACGCATCCGCAACGACCGCAAGAAATAGGCGGTTTACACCTAACGCGGGTTCGACGACAAACGGAACGTATTTTTGATTGTTGACCTGGTCTTGGTATTTCAGGTCTTCACCGGAAAATTTCTGGTGTTGATTCAAGTCGTAATCGGTTCTCGAAGCGATGCCCCACAATTCTCCCCAACCGAAGTTGTATTTGAATTCTATGTCCGAGGTTCCTTCGCTGTAAAAAGACAATTCTTCCTTTTCGTGTTCTCTGACTCGAAGGTTTTCTTTTTTAATTCCCACCTGTTCCGTGAGCCACTTCATACAATAGTCGACCCAATGAGAGAACCATTCTTTCTGGGTTCCGGGTTCGCAGAAGAATTCCATTTCCATCTGTTCGAATTCTCTCGTGCGGAAAACGAACTGACGCGCCATGATTTCGTTACGGAAAGATTTTCCGATCTGAGCGATTCCGAACGGAATCTTTCTTCTCGTGGTGGAGACAACGTTTTTGAAATTTAGAAAAATTCCCTGAGCGGTTTCCGGTCTGAGATAAATATCCAGTGCGTCTTCCGCGCTCGCACCGTGCGAGGTTTTAAACATGAGATTGAAGTCGCGCGCTTCGGTGAATGTTCCACGTTGACCGCAGTTCGGGCAGGCGAAATTACTTTCTTTGATGACCAGGTTCATCTTTTCGAGAGTTAAACCCGTGGCAAAACCTTCTCCCTTTTGATCCTCGAGGAACTTGTCCGCGCGGATTCGGGTCTTACAGTTTTTGCAATCGATCAAAGGATCGGTGAAGTTGGAAACGTGACCGGACGCTTCCCAGACTTTCGGGTTGAGGAGGATGGAGGAATCCAGACCCACCACGTCTTCCCGAAGATGGACGAAAAATTTCCACCAGAGTTGTTTTAGATTTTGGAGAAGTTCGACCCCGTAAGGACCGTAGTCGAAGGTATTGGAGAGCCCTCCGTAAATTTCAGAACCGGGGTAGACAAACCCTCTGCGTTTACAGACGGATACAATTTCCTTCAGAGAGGAATCGAGACTTTCTTTCTTTTCCATGAGTCCAGAATTCTGTCCCGGATTCGGGAATAAAGTATTTTAATTCTTCGCATCGAAGGATTTCTTGTTTGCCTACGCCCCTTGTTCGGGTCAAATGGTTGATTGAAATCCGTTTTGCAACGTCCAAGGAGACCTTGCCTGAAAAAGAAACTAGTCATCTTCGGCGTTAATTTCTTGTCCTGGAGTTCTCCCTTTTTGGGGTTGGGAATCTTTTTTCCCCTCGGCGTACTCTTCGCCTTTCCGAAAGACAAGGAAATCCGTTCCGCCGCTTTCGGTTCGCTTTTGTTTCAGATTTTTTGCTGGAGCATTCTTTATCCTCTCGAAGTATCCGCGATTCTTTTCCCGATCGTAGAAGCATTCGTCCGCGCACTTGTTATGGATTTGGGAGAATGGTTGATCGGCTTTTATGTGGCGATCGGGCTTTTGATTCTCGTCGGGCATTCCTTCTCCATTAAAAAAGAAAGAAAACGTCTTTTAAAAACGAGACCCGGTTCCACCGCGACCTTGCCCGAAGAAAAGATAGAAAGGATTCATTACAAAATTCTGGTTCTTCTCGTTGCGGGTTATCTGACATCGAGACTCGTCTTTCAAGATCCGTATCGATTGGAATACGGACAGCTCGGAATTTTAGAGGACAGTTTTTTGTATTTCTTCTCGGTTTTGATCGCGGGGGATACGCTCTTAAGCAGAGGAAAACAATTCTTCCTTTTCAGAAGACCTTGGAAACTTTTCGAAAAGCAAGCCCGAGTTTCGCGTTATGCCGGATTTAAGGGAGAATGGGGTAAAAGAAAACAAAAGTATTCCAAACTCAGAGATTGGATTTTTCCGGGATGGGGGCATATCTACCTCGGGAATCTTTGGAAGGGATTCGCGATTTTGTTTTTATATCTCCTTCTTTTGCTTTTTTTGGCGACCTCGTTTTTCTCCTGGCTCGAACCCGCGGACGGAATCCGTTTTCTCATGTCGATGGGACTCAAACCGGGAATCGCGGATAAAAAATTCTTCGCGGTCACATCGAGTATCGTTCCGATTTCGGTTTTTCTTTTTAGCATCGCCGGAATTCATCTACTCTCCAAGTTTCTTTTGAACAGAACCTTCCGAGCCGAACCGGAAGATTCCACACCGAGAAGCACATTCATCAGTAATTTATCATATAGTATTTTACTACACTTGATTCTTCTTTCCTTGATTCTGATCATCCCGGTCACTCTTCAGAGAAAAAAAGAACAGAAAGAAAAAGAAAGACAACGTACACATTTCACTCCTGAGAATTTGGAATTCTATTTTATCGATCCCAATCTTCCGAACGAAGTGGAAGGTCTGAACGGGGGAGTTGTTTCGGGAACCGAAACTCCGACTCAAAAAGAAGGGGATAAGATCCCGGATGATAAACCCGCGGAAGAAGGAAGAGTCAAAGGAGAAGTCAAACAGGTTCGTGGAAAAAAATTACCGTCCACGTATTCGAATTACATCTCCGCAAAGATGAGAGGCCCCGAATCCTTTATGGAATATTGGAGAAGGGCGCCCCGCAATTATTCTTCCGTGGTCGCTTATACGGTTACACCCGATGGAGAAGTTGTGGATGTGGATCTTGTCGAGGCTTCGGGTTATCCCGAACAGGATCAGATGACCTTGGAACTCATAGAAAGTCTTTCTCCTTTGATGCCACCGCCGGGAACGAAAGGTTACGTTCGAGTGACCGAACTTTTTTGGAACGGAAGTATCGATCCCGAAGCGATGCCCACACCTCTTCAGAAAGAGCTCGTTACGATGTATGACGGACGTTATATGGAGGAGTTATGAGTTTCGACGTCGCGCTCCTCGGATTTTTATCCATTCTTCCTTGGGGATTTTTTTTGATTCTTCTTTTTCCGGGAAAGAATACCCAGCAAAGAATCTTCCTGATTTTACTCGCGCTTTTCTTGGGATATCTTTCAACCGAGATCGTTTTAAAATTGCATCCGATCTTTTGGCCGGATGTAAAACTCGCGGCGCCCAAACGAAGCGGACATATTCTCACGCAAACCGCGCATATCGCGTTCATTCAAGCGGGGATGATGGAAGAATTCTGCAAAGGAATTTTAATCTTAACGGCCGGACTTTTGTTCGCGTTTGATTGGAAGACATACAAGTTCAAAAAAGAAATGGTTTTGATCGGCGGATTCGTCGCTTTAGGATTTGCGGGAATCGAAAACGCGAATTATATTTTTTCCGCAAAGGAAGAAGATCGAATCGCGATGTTCGTGGGAAGAACGATCCGATCCTCGAACGCGCACTTTCTGATCAATCTATGTTTTGCGTTGGCCTTTGTAAAATCCAATCATAAGGACACAAGGGATAGACCTCTGTTCTTGTTTCTCGCTTTTTTACTCGCGGTTTCTCAACACGGACTTTTCAATTTTTTCGTATTACCTCAATCCAGATTCGGCGGTTGGCTTTCAACGGCTCTCTTCGTGGGAATCTGGGTTTGGATCGTAAGGGACTTCCGGACTTTCATTCAAGAGGATGAAATCGTAAGTGACACTCCGATCAACGCGGAAATCTTGGATGAGACCCGAGAAACGACTTGAGATACAGAGAAATCATTCTAAACCTACCCAAAGAAATCGCGGAAGACTTCACTTCGTTTTTGGACGAAGTCGGAGTCGCGGGATATTACGAAATTCTGTTTGACCGCGAGGTTCCTCGCGCGCCTCACGAAGAGATCATCTCGGACGATACGAAGTTCCGAGTGTATCTCGCCGAAGACGACAAAGAAAACGAAACTAAAATTCATATTTTTCTCAAGGTCAACGCGGGAGAATCCTTCTTCCTTGAATCGAGATGGATCGAAACCAAAGAATACGAAGAGGCCTATAAAGAATTTTATAAACCGTTCGTAGTCGGTTCGTATCGGGTCATTCCCACTTGGGAAAAAGATACTGCTGTCAGCACGACCCCCGAAGGAATTCTTCCCTTGCTCATCAATCCCGGACTTGCGTTCGGAACCGGACATCACGAGACCACTCGTCTTGTTTTGGGAAGAATGGGAAGCCTCGGTCTTTCCGGTAAACGGATCGCCGACGTGGGAACCGGTTCCGGAATTTTGAGCGTGGCCGCGGCGAAGTCGAACGCGGCCTTGATCCTCGCGGTGGACGTGGATCCGAACAGCGTACGATCCGCGACCTTCAACCGGGACGACAACGAAATTTCGTCTAACGTTTTGGTCGTGGACGAGGGCGGCTTCGATCACCCGGACGTTCAAGGAAAAGAATGGGATCTTTTGATCGCCAATATCACATTCGCAGTATTAAAAGCGAATATTCAAAAAATTGCATCCGTAAAAACCGATCATTTCCTATTCAGCGGGGTCATCACCGAAAGAAAGGAAGAATTTTTGGAACTTCTCAAGACGGAAGTCGGCGGAGAAGGGGTTTTCTTCCAAGAGGATACCGGCTGGGAATTGATCGAATGGAAAAGAAAAGGATAATTCAATGAAACACTACGACGTATTCGGAGTCGGCAACGCACTCGTGGATATTTTAGTTCCGACGGAAGACGTATTCATCAAACGTCTCGGCTTCGATAAGGGAATCATGACCTTGGTCGATTCCGAAAAACAAGCGGGAGTTTTAGTCGCGCTTGAAGGAAGTAAACAAGAACTTCGTTCCGGCGGAAGCGCGGCCAATACGATGATCGCTCTCGCCAATTCCGGCGGAACCGGAACTTATACCGGAAAAGTCTCCAAGGATACTTACGGAGAATTTTACAAACAGGATATGGAAAACGCGGGGATTCTTTTCGAAGTCGCTCCCGAAGATCAAGGCCATACCGGAACCTGTGTCGTATTAACGACTCCGGACGCGGAAAGAACCATGCTCACGCACTTGGGAATTTCCATCACATTACAAAAATCTGATGTGGATCTTTCCAAACTCAAGGCATCTAGCATTTCCTACATCGAAGGTTATCTCTGGGACGGACAGGGAACCAAAGAAGCTTCCCTTTTGACGATGGAAGAATCCAAAAAGAACGGGGTCAAAGTCGCTTACACTTACAGCGATCCTTTCTGCGTGAACCGTTCCCGCGAGGACTTTGTTCGCTTAACAAAAGACTACTTTGATATCGTTTTCTGCAACGCGGAAGAAGCCAAAGCCCTTTCTCAAAAAGAGGATAAGCTCGAAGCGTTGAAGTTCATCGCCGGTTTGTCCCCTCTCGTATTTATGACCGATTCGGCAAACGGCGCTTACTTTGCGGAGAATGGGACGATTTCGCACGTGGATGGATTCCCCGTAAAACCGATCGACACGACCGGTGCCGGAGACTGTTTTGCGGCGGGTGTTCTTTACGGACTTACGCACGGTTTCAGTTTGGAAAAATCCACTCGTTGGGGAAACTACGTCGCGTCTAGAATCGTACAAGAAATCGGTCCGAGACTCGGAATCAAACTGATGGGACGTCAGGAAGAGATTCTGAAGTAAGAGTTAAGAGAAAGACTTTGTCGGAGTTCCGACAAAGCCGAACGCGAAAATTCTACTTTACAAAAGTTGAATTTTCTGCTAGAGAAAAATTCGTCGAAGTTTTCCCACAAGCCAAGAGCTCAGCGCCTCGCTCTCTATGGATCGCTCGTCATCACCTCCTCCCTAACTCGGGTGGGGGCGGTTTTTGTTTTTGTCGGAATTCCGACAAAAACGCTCAAGGACAACTTAGATTGACTTGAACTTCGGAACGAGGTGCGTTATCCGGAACCGTAAAGGTGGTTTCTCTGACGACCGTTTCCGGATAACCGTCCACTCTCGCCAAATCTCCCAAACAACGAAGTCTGTATTCTCCAGGATGAATGTATTTCATCTTTGTCGCTCCGCCTTGAACGGGAGAAGCCATCAAAGGAAGTTTATTACTCATATCGAGTTCCACGGAACGATAAACTCCGTAGTAGTGTGTAGTCGAAGCGGTTCCACCTAACACAGTCAAGCTGGACGCGATTTCGGGGCGGATGATTCTCGAGCGAATCAAAAGACCGCCGCCCATATCGGATTCTCCGTTGTGATTGCTGTCACTTTTCCAATCGCTTACGCCGACTAACGTTCTTACCCCGCCCAAACTGGAAACGTAAGAATGAACCATTAGGTTTTCCTTCAGGTTGATTCTCACTTCCAAAATATAAGGATCGAATCCGGGATAAACGATCATGTCCTCGTCTCCGCTATCCGCGGTATAAAGCGCTGGGAACACAAGAGGAGGGAAGATCGTTTTTGTAGTCGCGTCCGCTCCGGGTTTATAACTCAAACGAGGAACGATATTGATTCCCGGAACTCTATAGTTGTCGAACAAGGTAAGATTGGAAAACGTAAGCCCCGGCTCGGTCGCCCAAGCGGTAACCAAGTTTCTAAGATACAAACCCGTATAATAAAATTGAACGGGACCGTTTCCGAAAGAACCCCAGTCCGTTGCCGAAGTCGGATCGTTCGAAGGATAGACGACACCTTCTCCGTTGAAGAATTGAATCGCCTTTAATTCTCCGTCGTTCAAACGACAAGAATTCGAATTCGTAGTATAAGGAATCGTACAAAAAACCTGACGGTTCGGAGCGATCTCATCCCAGAATTTTTTTGTGTCCTTTACGTTTTTGATCAAACTGAGATTGTAAAGACCCTGTTCATACTTCGTGGACATACGAATTTCTCCGATGTCAATGAAGATCGGAAGATTCTGCGCAAGAGGCATTCCGGTTAAATCGGGGATCGGATCCAGACCGTCCCCCGCGTTGTCCTGATAAATTTGTCCGGTTCCACCGGAATACGCTTCGAAACCGATCGGGTTATCCGTCGCAAAGGTTCCCTTTACGATGAGAAGCATTCTTTGGTTGAAAAGAGTACTGATAACCGGATCGCTCGAACCTCTTCCGTGCCAATCTCCGACCCGGCAAAAGAATATTAGAAAACTTGAAAGTAGAATTACGAATGGAAAATACGATCTTTTCATAGAAACACGCTCACCATCAGGCCGAATTGAAAGAATTCCGTATCCACGACCCGATAGTAATTCGGGTTGCTCAATCTGGAATCGCTGTAAGGACTCGCATAGTAGTATTTCGATTCTTCGGGAGCGTCCAATTGCGATTCGTAAATCTTATTGTAATCGATTCTGATCCCGATTCTGATTTTTTTTCCGGCGACAAAACTCGTTTCCAATCCTATCAGCATCATCGGATCCCAACGAGAAGTGTTGGATGGTCTTGCGACTACGAACGCTTCGCCGCCGCCCGCGCGAAGAATGAACGAAATCGGAAGATCGATCGGAATCTTGTAACCCAACGCGAGATAAACCGGAATCGTAGTCAACGCGCGTTCCGTCGCGGAAAGATAGTTTGCGTAATACGCTCCCATCTCGAGATAAAAAATCCAAGGCCAAGGAATTCTAAAAAAGAATCCACCACCCAAGGTAGTATCCAAATATTTCTGAGTTTCGGTTCCGGGCCAAGGATTGGAAGCCCCGAGCCAAACTCCGATCTCCGACTTTCGATTGTCGTGAATGCCTTCCGCCTTTTCGTCCTCTTCTTCAGCCGCGGCCTCCGCTTCCTCTTCTTCCTTGGAAACAACGCCGCTGGATGGAAGACTTCCTGTTTGAGTCGAAAGTCTTGGGATAAAATCGGTAAAGAATTTATTTTTACCGAGGTTCGGTTGATAACCGCCTAAAAGTTCGAAAACTCCCGGTTTTACGGGAGTTGCGGATAAAATTCCGGGAAACATCGTAAGCAATACGAGGATCGAAGGTTTTGCGGAAATGCGGAAACGGGAGAACATCTTATTTTAGAAAGTCCCGATCGGAATACATGGAATCGATTCCCGAATTGGAATCGTAATAGGCTCTGATGAAATAAAGTCCGTGAGGAGGAAGAGTGATACCCGCGATCGTTCTGTCTTTTGAAGAAAGTATGTCCAACACGTTCGTGTTTTGTCGTTTGCCGTTTGCGATTTCCAGAAGGGTACCCGTAAGAATCCGAATCATATTGTGAAGAAAGCCGTTCGCTCGGATTCTTACTTTCAGGAGACCGTCAAATTCGGCGCTTCGTTCCAGTCCCGTATCCAAAATCGTCCGAACCGTGGAACGACCAATCATGGAAGCGGCCTTCGCCAAACTGCGAAAATCGTGTTCTCCTTTTAATAATTCAAGTTCGGTTTCCAAGCGCGGAACGTCAATCTTATGTTGATACCAGAAGGCCCGATTTTTCCAAGTGGGTCTGGGATACTTCGTGTTGATGATTAGATATTCGTATTCTCTCGAACGACACGAAAAACGAGAATCGAAATTCTCATCCACTTCGGCGATGCTGAGAACGGACAAACCTGAATCGGTGAGCGCATTCATACTCAAAAGAAATCTGCTGAAATTTTGTACAGTCTTCGAGGTCTTGAAGTTTACGATCATTCCACGAGCGTGAACTCCAGTGTCCGTTCGACCGGCTCCTGTGACGGCGATTTCTTCATTGAGGAGAATTTTCGCGGCCTTTTCGAGACTCTCCTGAACGCTGGGAAGATCTGTTTGAATTTGAAAACCGTTGAAACAAAGTCCGTCGTATTCGACGAGGAGGGCGTAGTTTATTTTTCCCCTCCCATTTCCTCGATGAGCTTGTTGTATTCGTCGTAGAGTTCTTTTGCCATGTCGATGATTACGGAAGGTTTCGACTTGGATCCTTTTCCGGAACCGTAAAGTCTGGAAAGGGTTCTTTTGGCTCGAACTAAAAGATTGAGTTTCGCCGCAGGATCGGTCGCGAGTTGATCCTTGAACTTCATCGTAAGATATGCGGAAAGATAAATGACTCCGTCAAAGGCCCAGTTCTTATCCGTGTCCGGACCCAAAAGATAAGAAGCCTGATCCACCGGTTCCGATCCGCTCTGCATAATTTCCATCGTGTCGGTGTACCAACCCGCGGCTTTTTGATAGAGAAGATCCCGAACCTTATCGAATCCCAGACTTGGGAAGTCGTTGTTTAGGTCGTCGAAATACCAGGCTCCCCGAACGGCGCAGACCGCCTTTTTCGGAGTGGGGGCCACGGTGACTTTTCGATTTTGATAACATTCTATGGTGAGCAGATAAGAAGCCGCTCCGAGAACCAGATTCCGTTCTTGATAAAAATCCAGGGGCCCGAGAATCTTTTCCAAATTGGAACGTCTCGTATCGGATTGGGAACGGATCTTTTCGTTTTCCTCCGCGTCTAACGTGGACCAATCCTTGGTAAAAGAGGAATAAAGACAACGAGGACAGACGCTGATGACATAATCATTGGGACTCACACGACCGAACTTCTTATTCTTCTCGTAAAGTCTTCTGAGTTCGATGGTCAGTTTTCCGGCGATCAGACGGCCGCCGCCCTGAAACATGTTTTCCTTTTGATGAACCTCGTGGCAGATCGGACATACCGTATCTTCCTTTGCTCGGAACGAGATCTTTTTTCCTTGTGCAAGAGCGCTGGCTGTCATAGTCTTATCTGTGAAAAACCCGAAAAAAACAGGAACGGGCTGTCAATTCGAACACCATTCTAACCGATAGAGTAGGAAGAAAAGCACTAATTTCCTGTTGCGTCCGGCCTTGAATCCGGAAAAACTTTGGAAAAGGTTAACCGATGAAACGACTGATTCTCATATTAATTGCCATCTCCATTCTTCCCGTTTCCGTATTCGGGGAAGCGGTCTCCAGTAAGGCCTATAAAAAAAGGGTGGAGCTACTCGTATATCTCCGAGCGATCGAGCCGATTGTTCGGAACTACAAAGGTGAAGTTCCGGGCGGACAGAATCAGCAAAACACGGGTGGAACCGCTCCGGCTAACAACCAGCAAGGCGGAACTCCCGAGCAAGACGGAGACAGAATTAAAAAATACAAGGAACTCAAACGTCTCTATCAAGAAGGACTTCAATACTACTTCGAAAACAATCACGTAAACGCATACAGAAGATTCTTAGAAGCACAACTCGGAACCGAAATGCTTCTCGAAGAACTTTCCCAGTATTACGTGGAAAGATCGGATGAGATTTTAAAAGCCGCGATCGAGAAAAAAAATCCGAACAACCCGGAAGACAGAAACCTCGTAGATATCGCGATCGAGTGGAGTAAAAATTCATTCGTGGTAAAGGATATGACCGCGGATCGCGAAGCTCCTCTCACAAGAAGAATGTACAACCCGAGAGATTTCCATTACGTAACCAATAAATACGCGATCGAAAAGAATATGGAAACCGGTTATAAATTTCTGGGACTCGCTAAAGAAGCGCGTAACAACGCTCTGAAGATCGAAAAACATCTCGAGAAACATCAGAAACTTCAACCGAGCCATAGAAAACATAGAATCGAACATTACATCGCCGCGATTCAACTTTGCAGAGACGCAAGAGCGAACGCGATCAATATCTTTAAATTGAAGTATCCATACGATAACTACTTCCTTTACAGAAGCGACGCGAAAACCGAAGCGATCAAGGACGACGAAGGAAAAGCGGGACCGTCCGAGCCGGTTGTATTGCAAGGAGTCACTTA
This window harbors:
- a CDS encoding glycine--tRNA ligase → MEKKESLDSSLKEIVSVCKRRGFVYPGSEIYGGLSNTFDYGPYGVELLQNLKQLWWKFFVHLREDVVGLDSSILLNPKVWEASGHVSNFTDPLIDCKNCKTRIRADKFLEDQKGEGFATGLTLEKMNLVIKESNFACPNCGQRGTFTEARDFNLMFKTSHGASAEDALDIYLRPETAQGIFLNFKNVVSTTRRKIPFGIAQIGKSFRNEIMARQFVFRTREFEQMEMEFFCEPGTQKEWFSHWVDYCMKWLTEQVGIKKENLRVREHEKEELSFYSEGTSDIEFKYNFGWGELWGIASRTDYDLNQHQKFSGEDLKYQDQVNNQKYVPFVVEPALGVNRLFLAVVADAYEEEKLPDGETRTVLRFSPKIAPVKAAVFPLMKKDGLPEKSREIFADLAKLGNIEYDDGGAIGKRYRRQDEIGTPFCITVDYDTLKDDTVTVRERDSMNQERIPVKQLRTWLFERL
- a CDS encoding HD domain-containing protein, with protein sequence MNLKQTFIETASRYSSDSDLIETHWKEIDTRYSEPHHHYHNISHLEALASLLLEIKNFTTDRDCVLFTMYYHDVIYDVSRSDNEEQSADLAEKRLREIGFPEKRILSCKSQILSTKGHSQSEDHDTNLFTDADLSILGQSWNVYSKYYKNIRMEYSIYSDKDYSQGRKKVLNYFLNLERIYKTKFFFERFEISARENLTRELKEI
- a CDS encoding DUF2225 domain-containing protein gives rise to the protein MTASALAQGKKISFRAKEDTVCPICHEVHQKENMFQGGGRLIAGKLTIELRRLYEKNKKFGRVSPNDYVISVCPRCLYSSFTKDWSTLDAEENEKIRSQSDTRRSNLEKILGPLDFYQERNLVLGAASYLLTIECYQNRKVTVAPTPKKAVCAVRGAWYFDDLNNDFPSLGFDKVRDLLYQKAAGWYTDTMEIMQSGSEPVDQASYLLGPDTDKNWAFDGVIYLSAYLTMKFKDQLATDPAAKLNLLVRAKRTLSRLYGSGKGSKSKPSVIIDMAKELYDEYNKLIEEMGGEK
- a CDS encoding energy transducer TonB family protein is translated as MSWSSPFLGLGIFFPLGVLFAFPKDKEIRSAAFGSLLFQIFCWSILYPLEVSAILFPIVEAFVRALVMDLGEWLIGFYVAIGLLILVGHSFSIKKERKRLLKTRPGSTATLPEEKIERIHYKILVLLVAGYLTSRLVFQDPYRLEYGQLGILEDSFLYFFSVLIAGDTLLSRGKQFFLFRRPWKLFEKQARVSRYAGFKGEWGKRKQKYSKLRDWIFPGWGHIYLGNLWKGFAILFLYLLLLLFLATSFFSWLEPADGIRFLMSMGLKPGIADKKFFAVTSSIVPISVFLFSIAGIHLLSKFLLNRTFRAEPEDSTPRSTFISNLSYSILLHLILLSLILIIPVTLQRKKEQKEKERQRTHFTPENLEFYFIDPNLPNEVEGLNGGVVSGTETPTQKEGDKIPDDKPAEEGRVKGEVKQVRGKKLPSTYSNYISAKMRGPESFMEYWRRAPRNYSSVVAYTVTPDGEVVDVDLVEASGYPEQDQMTLELIESLSPLMPPPGTKGYVRVTELFWNGSIDPEAMPTPLQKELVTMYDGRYMEEL
- a CDS encoding PrsW family glutamic-type intramembrane protease, yielding MSFDVALLGFLSILPWGFFLILLFPGKNTQQRIFLILLALFLGYLSTEIVLKLHPIFWPDVKLAAPKRSGHILTQTAHIAFIQAGMMEEFCKGILILTAGLLFAFDWKTYKFKKEMVLIGGFVALGFAGIENANYIFSAKEEDRIAMFVGRTIRSSNAHFLINLCFALAFVKSNHKDTRDRPLFLFLAFLLAVSQHGLFNFFVLPQSRFGGWLSTALFVGIWVWIVRDFRTFIQEDEIVSDTPINAEILDETRETT
- a CDS encoding 50S ribosomal protein L11 methyltransferase yields the protein MRYREIILNLPKEIAEDFTSFLDEVGVAGYYEILFDREVPRAPHEEIISDDTKFRVYLAEDDKENETKIHIFLKVNAGESFFLESRWIETKEYEEAYKEFYKPFVVGSYRVIPTWEKDTAVSTTPEGILPLLINPGLAFGTGHHETTRLVLGRMGSLGLSGKRIADVGTGSGILSVAAAKSNAALILAVDVDPNSVRSATFNRDDNEISSNVLVVDEGGFDHPDVQGKEWDLLIANITFAVLKANIQKIASVKTDHFLFSGVITERKEEFLELLKTEVGGEGVFFQEDTGWELIEWKRKG
- a CDS encoding LIC11270 family surface protein, whose protein sequence is MKRSYFPFVILLSSFLIFFCRVGDWHGRGSSDPVISTLFNQRMLLIVKGTFATDNPIGFEAYSGGTGQIYQDNAGDGLDPIPDLTGMPLAQNLPIFIDIGEIRMSTKYEQGLYNLSLIKNVKDTKKFWDEIAPNRQVFCTIPYTTNSNSCRLNDGELKAIQFFNGEGVVYPSNDPTSATDWGSFGNGPVQFYYTGLYLRNLVTAWATEPGLTFSNLTLFDNYRVPGINIVPRLSYKPGADATTKTIFPPLVFPALYTADSGDEDMIVYPGFDPYILEVRINLKENLMVHSYVSSLGGVRTLVGVSDWKSDSNHNGESDMGGGLLIRSRIIRPEIASSLTVLGGTASTTHYYGVYRSVELDMSNKLPLMASPVQGGATKMKYIHPGEYRLRCLGDLARVDGYPETVVRETTFTVPDNAPRSEVQVNLSCP
- a CDS encoding adenosine kinase, which produces MKHYDVFGVGNALVDILVPTEDVFIKRLGFDKGIMTLVDSEKQAGVLVALEGSKQELRSGGSAANTMIALANSGGTGTYTGKVSKDTYGEFYKQDMENAGILFEVAPEDQGHTGTCVVLTTPDAERTMLTHLGISITLQKSDVDLSKLKASSISYIEGYLWDGQGTKEASLLTMEESKKNGVKVAYTYSDPFCVNRSREDFVRLTKDYFDIVFCNAEEAKALSQKEDKLEALKFIAGLSPLVFMTDSANGAYFAENGTISHVDGFPVKPIDTTGAGDCFAAGVLYGLTHGFSLEKSTRWGNYVASRIVQEIGPRLGIKLMGRQEEILK
- the truA gene encoding tRNA pseudouridine(38-40) synthase TruA, with amino-acid sequence MQVETFRNHRHGKRTLRRIQQAHRGNGRGKINYALLVEYDGLCFNGFQIQTDLPSVQESLEKAAKILLNEEIAVTGAGRTDTGVHARGMIVNFKTSKTVQNFSRFLLSMNALTDSGLSVLSIAEVDENFDSRFSCRSREYEYLIINTKYPRPTWKNRAFWYQHKIDVPRLETELELLKGEHDFRSLAKAASMIGRSTVRTILDTGLERSAEFDGLLKVRIRANGFLHNMIRILTGTLLEIANGKRQNTNVLDILSSKDRTIAGITLPPHGLYFIRAYYDSNSGIDSMYSDRDFLK